One Janthinobacterium sp. TB1-E2 genomic region harbors:
- a CDS encoding carboxymuconolactone decarboxylase family protein, translated as MSRLTLHTLDTAPADSRPFVEKAIANNGFLPNLIGVLANAPLALETYLTVSGINARASLTLMEREVVQITAARIHGCDFCIAGHSAISLKKAGQTPDTVRALQRGLPTNDAKLDAVAAFATAVIATRGAVSDVEYQAFLAAGYNEQQALEVVLGISLATLCNFSNSLAGTPVNPQLTPYLPGAV; from the coding sequence ATGTCCCGTCTGACGCTGCACACTCTCGATACCGCCCCGGCCGATAGCCGCCCCTTCGTGGAAAAGGCCATCGCCAACAATGGCTTCCTGCCCAACCTGATCGGCGTGCTGGCCAATGCCCCGCTGGCACTGGAAACCTATCTGACCGTCTCCGGCATCAATGCGCGCGCCAGCCTGACGTTAATGGAACGCGAAGTGGTGCAGATCACGGCCGCGCGCATCCATGGCTGCGATTTCTGCATCGCCGGCCATAGCGCCATCTCGCTGAAAAAAGCGGGCCAGACGCCCGACACGGTACGCGCCCTGCAGCGCGGCCTGCCGACGAACGACGCCAAGCTGGACGCCGTCGCCGCCTTCGCCACGGCCGTCATCGCCACGCGCGGCGCCGTCAGCGACGTGGAATATCAAGCCTTCCTGGCCGCCGGCTACAACGAGCAGCAGGCGCTTGAAGTCGTGCTGGGCATCAGCCTGGCCACCCTGTGCAATTTCTCCAACAGCCTGGCTGGCACGCCCGTCAATCCGCAATTGACGCCCTACCTGCCTGGCGCCGTCTGA
- a CDS encoding AraC family transcriptional regulator — translation MHPDTDRLARWLLGSLELDTAVLHVGQYCGRWRASTAGRELGSFHLVLDGHCYLHLDGAAPIALGPRDGVFLLRDLPHFLSPHSDPLQAVRAQAMLPLQTPTEQPATALACGFFQFRGALSALIVDSFPPYLLIRGDAPAFSAAAALFDLILAEAGGDPEQPSPLIARLVELLFFYLIRHVAQGEQVAAGLLSLLHQPAFSPLLERMLDAPADDWSIENMAKAACMSRASFCKHFASASGHSPAQFLLLLRMKIAARRLHDGVSVERAAELVGYRSHAAFTRAFKRVTGEQPGAYRRDQRLRQLAS, via the coding sequence ATGCATCCTGATACCGACAGACTGGCGCGCTGGCTGCTCGGCAGCCTGGAACTCGACACCGCCGTCCTGCATGTGGGCCAGTACTGCGGCCGCTGGCGCGCCTCCACGGCAGGCCGGGAACTGGGCAGCTTTCACCTGGTGCTCGATGGCCACTGCTATCTGCACCTCGATGGCGCGGCGCCGATTGCGCTCGGCCCGCGCGACGGCGTCTTCCTGCTGCGCGACTTGCCGCACTTTCTCAGCCCCCACAGCGACCCGCTGCAGGCGGTCCGCGCGCAAGCGATGCTGCCGCTGCAAACGCCCACGGAGCAGCCGGCGACGGCGCTGGCCTGCGGCTTCTTTCAATTTCGCGGCGCCCTCTCCGCGCTGATCGTCGACTCGTTTCCGCCGTATCTGCTGATACGCGGCGACGCGCCCGCCTTCAGCGCGGCCGCCGCGTTGTTCGACCTGATCCTGGCGGAGGCCGGCGGCGATCCGGAGCAGCCGTCGCCGCTGATCGCGCGCCTGGTCGAACTGCTGTTCTTTTACCTGATCCGCCATGTGGCGCAGGGCGAACAGGTGGCGGCCGGCCTGCTGTCGCTGCTGCACCAGCCCGCATTCTCGCCGCTGCTCGAACGCATGCTCGACGCGCCCGCCGACGACTGGTCGATCGAGAACATGGCCAAGGCGGCGTGCATGTCGCGCGCCAGCTTCTGCAAGCATTTCGCCAGCGCCAGCGGCCACTCGCCGGCCCAGTTCCTGCTCCTGCTGCGCATGAAGATCGCCGCGCGCCGGCTGCACGACGGCGTTTCCGTCGAACGCGCGGCCGAACTGGTGGGCTACCGCTCGCACGCCGCCTTTACGCGCGCCTTCAAACGGGTCACGGGCGAGCAGCCGGGCGCCTACCGGCGCGACCAGAGATTGCGACAGCTGGCCAGCTAA